Proteins encoded together in one Roseibacterium elongatum DSM 19469 window:
- a CDS encoding phasin family protein, whose product MANTDFTKYMTEMMNAFPMDMSAYSDAFKNSAAMGEKMSKVVLDAAEKSTEISSKWTKDTIAKMGDVASVKEEPTDYTKAMTDFASATAEMSAETMAAFAEVAKKVQMETVELMMAAGKEASEEATAAVKKATSEVTTAAKKAATAK is encoded by the coding sequence ATGGCCAACACCGATTTCACCAAGTACATGACCGAAATGATGAACGCCTTCCCGATGGACATGTCCGCCTACAGCGACGCGTTCAAGAACTCGGCCGCGATGGGCGAGAAGATGTCGAAGGTCGTCCTCGACGCCGCCGAGAAATCGACCGAGATCTCGTCGAAGTGGACGAAAGACACCATCGCCAAGATGGGCGACGTCGCCTCCGTCAAGGAAGAGCCGACCGACTACACCAAAGCCATGACCGATTTCGCATCGGCAACGGCGGAAATGTCGGCCGAGACCATGGCCGCCTTCGCCGAAGTCGCCAAGAAGGTCCAGATGGAAACCGTCGAGCTGATGATGGCCGCTGGCAAGGAAGCCTCGGAAGAAGCCACCGCTGCCGTCAAGAAGGCCACCAGCGAAGTGACCACCGCCGCCAAGAAAGCCGCCACCGCGAAGTGA
- the phaC gene encoding class I poly(R)-hydroxyalkanoic acid synthase: MGENLNRLNENLQKVESLSKRLVAALAEKTPGDVGLEGPGQDLYLKAGAAYWSEVMTNPTKLIETQVEYWGKTMAQFVEMQNAMAQGHFTLPEPEDGPTDKRFSNPLWQTHPYFNFVKQQYLLGARAIEDAVTELEGLDPRDKQRVEFFARQVIDLFSPTNYLATNPDALERAVETEGESLVKGLENLVRDIEARRGDLLPMLADPGAFKVGENIGVSEGAVVYRNRMMEVIQYTPKTETVHRTPLIIFPPWINKFYIMDLKPKNSLINWIVEQGFTLFVVSWKNPDASYADAGLDTYIEEGYLKAIEVAKDITGEKQVNAVGYCVAGTTLSLTLSLLKKRGDTSIKSATFFTTLTDFSEQGEFTVFLQDDFVDAIERQVDEAGYLDSYYMSKTFSFLRAQDLVYQPAIRSYMLGEQPPAFDLLFWNGDSTNLPGKMTVQYLRGLCQANALTEDGFELLGETLQIKDVTVPVCAIACETDHIAAWKDSFRGVQKMGSRNKTFILSESGHIAGIINPPSKMKYGHFTNEDLTLTPEEWQDSATYHEGSWWPRWGKWLASRSGKQVPARDPGAAGYEVLAPAPGTYVLETTND; the protein is encoded by the coding sequence ATGGGAGAGAACCTGAATCGCCTCAACGAAAACCTGCAAAAGGTCGAGTCGCTGTCCAAGCGACTGGTTGCGGCGCTGGCCGAGAAGACGCCGGGGGATGTGGGCCTGGAGGGGCCGGGGCAGGACCTGTATCTCAAGGCCGGAGCGGCCTATTGGTCGGAGGTCATGACCAACCCCACCAAGCTGATCGAGACGCAGGTGGAGTATTGGGGCAAGACCATGGCCCAGTTCGTCGAGATGCAGAACGCCATGGCGCAGGGGCACTTCACCCTGCCCGAGCCCGAGGACGGCCCGACCGACAAGCGCTTTTCCAACCCCCTGTGGCAGACCCATCCCTATTTCAACTTCGTCAAACAGCAGTACCTGCTGGGCGCCCGTGCGATCGAGGATGCCGTGACCGAGCTCGAGGGGCTCGATCCGCGCGACAAGCAGCGGGTGGAGTTCTTTGCCCGACAGGTGATCGACCTGTTCTCGCCCACCAATTATCTGGCGACAAACCCCGACGCGCTGGAACGCGCCGTCGAGACCGAGGGCGAGAGCCTGGTCAAGGGGTTGGAGAACCTGGTGCGCGACATCGAGGCGCGGCGCGGCGACCTGCTGCCGATGCTGGCCGATCCCGGTGCGTTCAAGGTCGGTGAGAATATCGGCGTGTCCGAGGGCGCGGTGGTCTATCGCAACCGCATGATGGAGGTGATCCAGTACACCCCCAAGACCGAGACGGTGCATCGCACGCCGCTGATCATCTTTCCGCCCTGGATCAACAAGTTCTACATCATGGATCTCAAGCCCAAGAACAGCTTGATCAACTGGATCGTCGAGCAGGGCTTTACCCTTTTCGTGGTCAGCTGGAAGAACCCCGACGCAAGCTATGCCGATGCCGGTCTCGATACCTATATCGAAGAGGGGTATCTGAAGGCGATCGAGGTCGCCAAGGACATCACCGGCGAGAAACAGGTGAACGCCGTGGGCTATTGCGTGGCGGGCACCACCCTGTCACTGACCCTGTCGCTGCTCAAGAAACGGGGCGACACGTCGATCAAATCGGCCACCTTCTTCACCACGCTGACCGATTTTTCCGAGCAGGGCGAGTTTACCGTCTTTTTGCAGGATGATTTCGTCGATGCGATCGAACGGCAGGTGGACGAGGCCGGCTATCTCGACAGCTACTACATGTCCAAGACCTTTTCGTTCCTGCGCGCGCAGGATCTGGTCTATCAGCCCGCCATCCGCAGCTACATGCTGGGCGAACAGCCGCCGGCCTTCGATCTGCTGTTCTGGAATGGCGATTCGACCAACCTGCCCGGCAAGATGACGGTGCAGTACCTGCGCGGCCTGTGTCAGGCCAACGCGCTGACCGAGGACGGTTTCGAGTTGCTGGGCGAGACGCTGCAGATCAAGGACGTCACCGTGCCCGTCTGCGCCATCGCCTGCGAGACCGACCATATCGCGGCCTGGAAGGACAGTTTCCGCGGCGTGCAAAAGATGGGGTCGCGGAACAAGACCTTCATCCTGTCGGAGTCGGGCCATATCGCGGGCATCATCAACCCGCCGTCCAAGATGAAATACGGTCATTTCACCAATGAGGACCTGACCCTCACGCCCGAGGAATGGCAGGACAGCGCGACCTATCACGAAGGCTCGTGGTGGCCGCGCTGGGGCAAGTGGCTGGCGAGTCGGTCGGGCAAGCAGGTTCCGGCCCGCGATCCGGGGGCTGCGGGCTACGAGGTGCTGGCCCCCGCGCCGGGAACCTACGTGCTGGAAACGACAAACGATTGA